The sequence AAATCTGCAAAGTATGAAATGATTACCTTCAATATTATTTTTGTGGGTGCAGAGAATATATTTTCATTCATTGCAAAAGATTGTCTGAAATGCCTTCAAACATGTGTTCATATATTTGTCTCTGCTTTACCAACACTGAATTAGCACTCCTTGGCGGTCTTTCTTCAGGGAAGAGTATTTTATGAGTTTAATTGAATCTAGAACATTAAATTCTAAATAAAAACTGGGGACCCGGAGCCTTGTCGACATTAAAATTTGCGTGAATGTAATTTTTCAAGCCTTGTAGGAACATAACTTAAATTGACCAGTTGATTTAATTATAAAGAGAATTCCATATGTTATATATTCAACATTAACGGATTTTGGTGGATGAAAAAATGTTTCAGGCAGCAGTAGACGCTGCCTTACCAAAAATGTATGATTCCTTCGAATGAATGCACGAGAGGTCGAAACTTAGAGCTCCATTTTAATGCTCACTTCCATTCATGTGATATATCAGAGATTAAATTTGAAATAACATTTTAATGCTCACTTTATTCAGATGCTCAACAAGCGCTTTTACAATCAAACAAGAGCATTGTGAACTGGAAAAATTTTCCATCAAAATTCACCGAGTATTAGACAAGGTAATTGGTAGAGAGTCGGATTATATATACTaattaacatattttttttattatattacttAAAGAGGTAGATGCTTGGAGCCAACAAAGGCCCTCGGATCTCAAAAAATTACAGTCGCTTCTTCATTTCGCCAATCCTTATCCTCACCAAAACAATCGGACTTGTACTCACTAGGTAGACCATCTACCCACTTGACCAGCCCCAAGACATATGTGCAAACGTTTTGCTCGAGGCAGATTAAAGACCGAAGAGGACACCATATACTATAAATGAAAAACATatatgtattttttgctttttgttttggggattttttttttttcattttttgaggaCAAAAAAAACAAAGGAATAAAGAAAATTAGTAAGTATTACCAAAAATTTAGGGTGGAATCACTATGATTGAGCTAAAGACCAGCTTCTCTCAACATGGAGGCCAATCCAGCGGCAATTTTTTTACCCCCTCTTTGTCCTGCTTTCGGCTTTACAGCAGGAGGTTGCCATTCGGTAACCACAACAGTTATCTGGTCATCCGCATTCCTCTTTTCTTTGATATTATTGGAATCTCCCCCTCTACCATTCACTTCTTTCATGGGACGACGAGGCCCCCCATTGTTGCTCCGGAACTTTAGCTCAAACTCACTGGTAAATCTTGAACCCCATCCCGAGCCCTTGACAGCGATTGAAGTCATTTCTCTATTTACATCAGAAAAAGAATTGTGAGACACTTCGTTAGTGGTCCTCTTGTATGGAGAGAGCCATTTAGCTCGCATATACTCTGCTTTTCTCCAAGGCGGAATGTGCAACCCCTTCTTCTTTAAGGATTGTTTGGCAGCATCACACACAATGCATGTAATTTGCTGCAGTCGATCTGCCTTACCCACAAAAATGACTGGCAGGATATGTAAAACAGCATCATAGTGGCTTGTCGATCTAGCAATCTCAAATTGTGATCggaaatcaatatcaacaattagCCTCTCTGACTTCCCCACTCCTTCGTGAATAacatcaatgtactcatactctccTGAAGGAAATAGAAATGTAATAAAACAGTTCAGAGACATATATATATCGTATTATGAATGAAAAAAAATAGAAACTACAAAATTGCATGATAACAGTTGGGACCCAAAAGATTTTTTAATTCTGCCGTTAAATCAACCCACAGATTTCAATTCACAATATAGATAAATTAACTCACAACATAGTTCATTAACATTCCATCTATAATTTGAGCTATCAACCAAAAGATTGCATATGTAGCTTGAGCCATAATATCTGCAGATCCGTCTCGTTTCAACTAAAATGAGTTTTATCCAGAAAATGATTCTCATAAACAAGATACAGGGCACAACACAGATAAATTAACTCACAACATAGTTAATTAACATTCCATCTATGATTTGAGCTATCAACCAAAAGATTACACATGCAGCTTGAGCCATAATATCTGCAGATCCATCTCCTTTCAACTAAAATGAGTTTTATCCAGAAAATGATTCTTATAAACAAGATACAGGTCACAAGCTTCAATTTTTTTACTTTTAGATGACAATTCATAAAATATAGAGCAACTACGAAGGTAGACTAAGCAGATTATGTAAATTCTACTCTCATTGTTTATTAATTTGGTAATTTAAATTTTACTTGCTTATACCTACAATAGATGACATATAGCAATACCTAGTTCTTCATCCCGTTCTCCATGACTAGTTAGCACATGGTCATGACTGACATTATAAGTTATAGACTATCATCAAAGGGAATGTTAATGGCCCATGAACAATCTAATGCATATCAGATACAACTTAAACAGAGGAGTGACTACTGTGATGTCTTCCAACATAATAATCATCTCAGTAATAATCTGCCCATAAAACAATCATCATTGAAATTGAATTTGGAAGGGAATTTTTTAATCTATCTACTATTGAAATAAAGTGTTTCAagttaaaaaaacaataaaacaatcTCTGGGCAGTGGCAGACTGAACAACATCAAATATTTGACCTTCAGACTTACCGGTAGGACACCCGCAGGCAGTATCCCATTTTGATTTGCACACAGCAGCATTATATGCCATAGATCTGAGACGGTTCATTACAGTCCTCCTAAGGCAGCCATTTGCGCATTCTTCCTTGTCCTTGCAGATGCTCTTGGCTTCCTGGCTCGCTGCTTCTAAACACTTGGATGCATCTGCCAAAAGATTCCTCTCCCATGCACTAGAACATTGAACAAGACCCTGCAATACACCATAAAAATTGAATCagaatttatttcatttatatattgTCTCAAAGGAGCCAGAAATGGCCAATGGGACTGAAAAATGCAGAACAATGAGAGTGTCTCATACTCTTAGGCGATACAGAGTTCAAGAAGAGCAAGTCATAGAACAATGTCAAAGTCAAAAGAAACCTAGGTATGTCGCAGATAGATGCAGTATCAGAAGACCCTAAGTCATCTCAAACTTCATTGATGAATTAAGATCGATAACAAATCAGAGACGGgagtcaaataaaataaaatttgccaATGGAGAAAAGGCCAGATAAGGTCAATACAATAGAAAAAGAGTACACAGCTTAAAAAATACGAAGCAATTTCTGTCGCATCTCCAATAAAGTGATTCAGAGGTTGAGCAGAATAGGAACATGAAAAAGTGACAAACTCTACAGAACATTAAAACAGCCACAAGCAGAGGTTACCTTGCTTAAAAACCCAAAGGGAGGTCAAGCAACCGTTTTCCAGACATTTGgaatcaagacaaggattcaaatcaaaatgaaaatagcaaCAAATGATACCATTTCACCCATTTTAACTCCAACCTAAGTTTATAAAATTTCGATCAAATCTGAGCTCGAGAAGGAAAGAAAACACAAAACTGTAACAAAGGCCAAACATCAGAACAAAgagcaacaaaaaaaaaatctgaaaacccAAAGCCGTGTTAAATAACTATTTTTCTGAAATTTACAGAGTACAGAAGTTGATAACAAGAAATGTTGGAATGAAAATTTCTACAAATAATTTCCCTTTTCACCAACTTCAACCCCAAATGAAATAAATGTCGAAACTTTTGTCTTGATTATGAGCACAAGAAAGGGATTAGAATAGAAGCGATATCTTGAGAAACAAAATAATTAAAAGCCGATTGAAATGTTTAGAACTCAAAGCTATATCAGTCAGCTCAAATCGGCCTGTTTCCACACGTTATAAGTCAAAAAAGTGATCGGTGATTTGCAACAAATAATATCAGAGATCCAGGTTCAAATACCTTCAAGACATGATTCATAGTTGAATTTGGTAGATAATCAGGTGCAAGTGGCTGGAAAAGATTATCAAATCAACACAACCAAAAAAAAAGTGACAAATTTTTTTCAAGGATCCCCATTTCTCCAATTTTACACCAATTGAAATCTGTAAAAAAATTCCTTAAATTCAACTTCCCTGCTAAATATCGAAATGGGTATTTTACCTTGAGAATTTCACTAACTGCGCCCGATCCAATGGCTGATTTAGGATCATCCTCGCTG is a genomic window of Cryptomeria japonica chromosome 7, Sugi_1.0, whole genome shotgun sequence containing:
- the LOC131051899 gene encoding uncharacterized protein LOC131051899; protein product: MPSRRVFSMLNNSIKESGKMIVSGKPVASKSKIKRIFEWQFTHILRNENPSSSQVVPSPSIPEESESSKLQDKNSKSNFIMIRTATDNFDSSGSFHEPSSVCLAEMVHDFMENEEKNPECGRARCNCSNGHCNVGGNADSEDDPKSAIGSGAVSEILKGLVQCSSAWERNLLADASKCLEAASQEAKSICKDKEECANGCLRRTVMNRLRSMAYNAAVCKSKWDTACGCPTGEYEYIDVIHEGVGKSERLIVDIDFRSQFEIARSTSHYDAVLHILPVIFVGKADRLQQITCIVCDAAKQSLKKKGLHIPPWRKAEYMRAKWLSPYKRTTNEVSHNSFSDVNREMTSIAVKGSGWGSRFTSEFELKFRSNNGGPRRPMKEVNGRGGDSNNIKEKRNADDQITVVVTEWQPPAVKPKAGQRGGKKIAAGLASMLREAGL